CGGGGCTCGTGACGGCGGCCGCTGTGGTGGCCGGGGTCACGCTGACGGCCCGCGGGGCCTTCCGCCGACGGCACGCGGACGAGGCGGAGCCGGCCCGCCGAACTCCCCTGACACCGTGAGGGGGTGGGCCAGACTGGCCCCATGACAGTTGACGCTCTGACGGATGTCGCCGGGCTGCGGGTGGGTCACGCCACCCGGACCGGGGAGGGCCGGCTCACCGGCACCACGGTGGTCCTCGCGCCGGAGGGCGGAGCCGTCGCCGCGGTGGACGTGCGCGGAGGCGGCCCCGGTACCAAGGAGACCGACGCCCTCGACCCGCGCAACGTGGTGCAGCGGGTGGACGCCGTCGTGCTGACCGGCGGCAGCGCCTACGGGCTCGACGCGGCGTCGGGCGTCATGGCCTGGCTGGAGGAGCGGGGGCGCGGGGTACGGGTCGGGCCGGGTCCGGCGCACGTCGTACCGGTGGTCCCGGCCGCGTGTGTCTTCGACCTGGGGCGCGGTGGGGACTTCCAGGCCCGGCCGGACGCGGCGACGGGACGCGCGGCGGTGGAGGACGCGGCGGCCGGCGCGCCGGGCGCGGCCGTGCCCGAGGGGTGCGTGGGCGCGGGCACGGGCGCGGTGGCGGGGCGGCTCAAGGGCGGGGTGGGGACCGCGAGCACGGTCCTCGGCTCGGGGATCACCGTGGCGGCCCTGGTGGTCGTGAACTCCGCGGGCGCGGTGGCCGACCCGCAGACGGGGGCGCTGTACGGGGAGTTCTTCCAGGGCCGGGTGGCCTACCCGGAGCGGGCCGTGCACGAGGCCGCGCGCCGGCGCCTCGACGAAGTGGCCTCCCGCACCCCGCTCCCGCCGCTGAACACGACGCTCGCGGTGGTGGCGACCGACGCCGACCTCACCAAGGCGCAGGCGCAGAAGACGGCGGGCACGGCGCACGACGGCATCGCACGCGCCGTACGGCCGGTGCACCTGCTGCACGACGGCGACACGGTGTTCGCGCTGGCGACGGGCGCGCGGCCGCTCGCCACCGCGGACCCGTCGGCGCTCAACGAGATCCTGGCGGCGGGCGCGGACCTGGTGACCCGGGCGATCGTCCGTGCCGTGCGCGCCGCCGAGCCGGTCGAGGGGCCGGGCGGAGCGTGGCCGTCGTACCGGGAGCTGTACGGCGACGGCCGGTAGGCGCCCGGCAGGCACCCCGGGTGGCGGAAGCCGGGTGGTGAAAACCGGGTGGTGAAAGGACCCGAAGGGGTCCTGATTGTCGCGGTTCTGTCACGCAACGGCGTTCTCGGGCCCGAGGTGGAACCTTCCCCCGGGCCGTGTCCCTCTCTTCCCACGCACTGGAGCGGATCACCCACCTCACACGAACCTGGAGCAGCCCGTGACTACGCCGGACCTCGCAGCGCGGCGCGCACTGCTGGCCTGTGCCGCCCTGATGGCCGGCAGCCTGACCCTCACCGCCTGCGGCGGCGACGCCAACGCGACCGACGACAACGGCAAGGGCGGCGGCAAGTCGTCGCAGACGTCGGCGGCCACGATCACGATCTCGGCGAAGGACGGGGCGACGAACGCGTCCATCAACGCGACCGGCGTGAAGGTCAGCGGCGGGAAGCTGACGGACGTGAAGATGACCGTGGCGGGATCCGGGCAGGCGGTGCCGGGGGCGATATCGGCCGACGGCGGCAGCTGGAAGCCGAAGGCGCAGCTGGAGCGCGGGACCAAGTACGAGATCGACGCGACCGCGAAGGACGCCACCGGGCACACCGCGGCGGCCAACTCCATCTTCACCACCGTCACCACGGCGAACAGCTTCATCGGCACCTACACCCCGGACAACGGCACCACGGTCGGCGTGGGCATGCCGGTGTCGTTCACCTTCGACAAGTCCATCACCGACAAGAAGGCCGTGCAGTCGCACATCACGGTCGGCACCAGCAGCGGCCAGCAGGTCGTCGGGCACTGGTTCGGGGACCGGCGGCTGGACTTCCGGCCGCAGGAGTACTGGAAGGCCGGCTCCAAGGTCACGATGAGGATCGACCTGGACGGCGTGCGGGGTGCGAGCGGCGTCTACGGGGTGCAGAAGAAGACGGTGTCCTTCACGGTCGGGCGCGCGCAGGTGTCCACGGTCGACGCCCGCACGCAGACCATGACGGTGGTGCGCGACGGCAGGACGCTCAAGACGGTGCCGATCTCCGCGGGCAGCCCGCAGCACACCACGTACAACGGGCAGATGGTGATCTCCGAGAAGTTCACGCAGACCCGGATGAACGGCTCGACGGTCGGCTTCGGCGGGGAGTACGACATCTCGGACGTGCCGCACGCGATGCGCCTGACCTCGTCCGGCACCTTCATCCACGGCAACTACTGGTACAACAAGGGCAACCCGCCCTTCGGCCGGGAGGGCACCAGCCACGGCTGCGTGGGCCTGGCGGACGTGCAGGGCGCGCAGGGCGCCACGACGGCCAAGTGGTTCTACGACAACTCGCTCATCGGGGACGTCGTGATCGTGAAGAACTCCCCGGACAAGACGGTCTCGCCGGACAACGGGCTCAACGGCTGGAACATGGCGTGGAGCGCCTGGACCGCGGGAAGCGCCGTCTGACCGGCGGGTTTTGACGGTACGTGGGGCCGCGCGGGAACTTCTCGCGCGGCCCCCGCGTTTTCCGGGCATACGTTTTCTCGGTTCGGGGACATGATGTCCGACCGAGGGGCTACGGTATGCACCCACCAGGTGACATGCAGCAACGCCGGGAGAAGCCTTGAGCGTTCCGTACGAGACGGCAGCGTACGAACCAGCCGAGTCGCCGGAGTCTCCGGAGGAGCATCTCGCGCGGCTTCTCGGCCGTGCCCTGAACTCCTTCGAGCTCCCCGACGAGGTGATACGGCGGCTCGACTGCGCGCTGGCGCACGACGGCTGCCTGCTCTCCGCCCATCACAGCGCGGGCCTGCACCGCGAGACGTACCGGCACACCTGGCTGCTGGCGGACGGCTCGCCGGTGACCCTCTGGGAGCTGGTGCACAACACCGCCCCGGGCGGCGACGCGCAGCACGAGGTGTACGTGGACGAGGAGGAGCTGCACGCGGCCACCTCCCGGCTCCCGTTGCCGCCGGAGGCGCCGGACTTCGAGCTGCCCGCGCTGACGCAGCTCTGGGCGGTCCCCGAGCCCCGGCACGTCTTCGCGCCGGACGACTCCGCCGACCACGCCCGCCGGTTGCTGCGCCGGGCGGAGAACCCCGACCGGCCGGGCGCGGAGACGGCGGCGCTGCTGGCGACGGCGGCCGCCCACCAGATCACCCAGGCGTTCGGCCGGTCCGGGCGGTCCGCCCGCGCCGGGCTGAGCTTCGCGCTGTACGAGCACGCGTTCCTGCTGCCCGACGGCCGGGAGATCTCGCTGTGGGAGGTCGAGCACACGGCGACCCCGGACGGACGGCACATGTGCGAGGTCTACGCGACGGAGGACGCGGCCCGGGAGGCCATGGACCGGCGCGCGGCCCGGCGGTCCTAGCGGGCAGTCGGCGGACGGAGCCGGGGCGGGTCCTCGACGGACCACCCGATCAGCGGACGGAGCCGGAGCCGGGGCTCAATGGGCCGCCAGATCAGCGGACGGGAGCCAGGGCCGGAACTCGACGGACCACCCGATCAGCGGACGGGAGTCAGGGCCGGGGTTCAACGGGCCGTCCGATCGGCGGTCGTGCGGTCGGCGGCCGCCCGATCAGCGGTCGCCGAGTCGGCGTATCAGGCCCGCGAAGGCGTCCTGTTCGGCCGGGGTCAGCTCGACCGACTCGCGCGCGGGACCGGCCTTGGGCTGTTCCGGCAGAGCCGGCAGCACGGCCGCGGCCCGCCATTCGGCGACGGCCTCGACGCGGGCACGGCGCAGCAGGCGCATCACCACGACGGCCCAGGCCAGCCCGGCCACGGTGAGCGCGGCCAGGCCGATCAGCTGAAGAGTCGAGACGTGCTCAGGCATACGCCCCAGTACACACCACGGTCCGGGACTTTGGTCCCGGACCGTGACGTATCTCGCAGGTGCCGTGAACAACTCACAGTGCGCCAAAGGGACAAGGGGCGGCGGTG
Above is a genomic segment from Streptomyces collinus Tu 365 containing:
- a CDS encoding P1 family peptidase, whose translation is MTVDALTDVAGLRVGHATRTGEGRLTGTTVVLAPEGGAVAAVDVRGGGPGTKETDALDPRNVVQRVDAVVLTGGSAYGLDAASGVMAWLEERGRGVRVGPGPAHVVPVVPAACVFDLGRGGDFQARPDAATGRAAVEDAAAGAPGAAVPEGCVGAGTGAVAGRLKGGVGTASTVLGSGITVAALVVVNSAGAVADPQTGALYGEFFQGRVAYPERAVHEAARRRLDEVASRTPLPPLNTTLAVVATDADLTKAQAQKTAGTAHDGIARAVRPVHLLHDGDTVFALATGARPLATADPSALNEILAAGADLVTRAIVRAVRAAEPVEGPGGAWPSYRELYGDGR
- a CDS encoding L,D-transpeptidase — translated: MTTPDLAARRALLACAALMAGSLTLTACGGDANATDDNGKGGGKSSQTSAATITISAKDGATNASINATGVKVSGGKLTDVKMTVAGSGQAVPGAISADGGSWKPKAQLERGTKYEIDATAKDATGHTAAANSIFTTVTTANSFIGTYTPDNGTTVGVGMPVSFTFDKSITDKKAVQSHITVGTSSGQQVVGHWFGDRRLDFRPQEYWKAGSKVTMRIDLDGVRGASGVYGVQKKTVSFTVGRAQVSTVDARTQTMTVVRDGRTLKTVPISAGSPQHTTYNGQMVISEKFTQTRMNGSTVGFGGEYDISDVPHAMRLTSSGTFIHGNYWYNKGNPPFGREGTSHGCVGLADVQGAQGATTAKWFYDNSLIGDVVIVKNSPDKTVSPDNGLNGWNMAWSAWTAGSAV
- a CDS encoding DUF6227 family protein encodes the protein MSVPYETAAYEPAESPESPEEHLARLLGRALNSFELPDEVIRRLDCALAHDGCLLSAHHSAGLHRETYRHTWLLADGSPVTLWELVHNTAPGGDAQHEVYVDEEELHAATSRLPLPPEAPDFELPALTQLWAVPEPRHVFAPDDSADHARRLLRRAENPDRPGAETAALLATAAAHQITQAFGRSGRSARAGLSFALYEHAFLLPDGREISLWEVEHTATPDGRHMCEVYATEDAAREAMDRRAARRS